From a region of the Streptomyces sp. NBC_01454 genome:
- a CDS encoding COG4705 family protein, with product MAQSSSEALARPVGGDWTPTPAPEGGHGPGWSKVPQVTALFWGVKVLTTGMGETASDYLGRTLGPIPAGALGLAGLVTLLVLQFRTTRYRPWVYWSAIVMVSVFGTMAADVVHVVAGIPYTVSVIAFSLGLAALLTAWYVSEGTLSIHSIRTRRRETFYWATVLATFALGTAVGDLTAGTLRWGYLPSGILFTALIAVPALSGRFLGLNAVAAFWWAYVLTRPLGASFADWMGVSTSRGGLGWGTGPVTLTLIVPIVLLVGYLAISHKDTPPEQQAMGTTA from the coding sequence ATGGCGCAGTCGAGCAGCGAGGCGCTGGCACGGCCCGTGGGCGGGGATTGGACCCCCACCCCCGCACCCGAGGGTGGACACGGACCGGGCTGGAGCAAGGTACCGCAGGTCACGGCTTTGTTCTGGGGAGTGAAGGTACTCACCACGGGCATGGGCGAGACGGCCTCGGACTACCTCGGCCGGACGCTCGGACCGATACCCGCCGGCGCCCTCGGGCTGGCCGGGCTGGTGACCCTGCTGGTCCTCCAGTTCCGGACCACCCGCTACCGGCCCTGGGTCTACTGGTCCGCCATCGTCATGGTCAGCGTCTTCGGCACGATGGCCGCCGATGTCGTGCACGTCGTGGCCGGCATCCCCTACACGGTCTCGGTCATCGCCTTCTCCCTCGGCCTGGCCGCGCTCCTGACCGCCTGGTACGTGTCCGAGGGAACGCTGTCCATCCACAGCATCCGCACCCGCCGCCGCGAGACCTTCTACTGGGCGACGGTGCTCGCCACCTTCGCCCTCGGCACCGCCGTCGGCGACCTCACCGCGGGCACCCTGCGCTGGGGCTACCTGCCCTCCGGCATCCTGTTCACCGCCCTCATCGCGGTGCCCGCACTGTCCGGACGCTTCCTCGGCCTCAACGCCGTCGCCGCCTTCTGGTGGGCATACGTACTGACCCGCCCGCTCGGGGCCTCCTTCGCCGACTGGATGGGCGTCTCCACCTCCCGCGGCGGCCTCGGCTGGGGAACGGGCCCGGTCACCCTGACCCTCATCGTCCCGATCGTGCTGCTCGTCGGCTACCTGGCGATCAGCCACAAGGACACCCCGCCCGAGCAGCAGGCCATGGGAACCACCGCCTGA
- a CDS encoding WXG100-like domain-containing protein — protein MTTANNYLKADHHSNAKGGKGGPEQYPAPPVVTDIMYPDAASAIGPGHSDVPDVIAKYWPNGHQDKLRAAAAAYRTAATEIDNLGNDLHQQVRSITDNSDDDSLDAMAGFWAQIWQGGHRAGKAPLSAAKHACDELAKACESFAHAIDEAHSETESNLAEAGIAITVTTIVGVLLTPFTGGGSDAGAAALDSAEAAAILGGVEVALDDSIAAIGTDMIADLEVYLQAAADGVPEFEAVDAETTEVGQVLERELAETEAREPAGVGGRGGGRGGGGGRGSNEAPPPEGGLTPIEDLSADEILENNGAALGKNTGRKMPVRTRPQEDLDKIWEKLTDGAPKPAPGEKATFYIRPDGTRVQYRTISGSGGDTIDINGAAAGKGSFKIHVPKGGK, from the coding sequence GTGACCACGGCCAACAACTACCTGAAGGCCGACCACCATTCCAATGCCAAGGGTGGGAAGGGCGGGCCGGAGCAGTACCCGGCGCCTCCCGTGGTCACCGACATCATGTACCCCGATGCGGCCTCCGCCATCGGGCCGGGACACAGCGACGTTCCCGACGTCATCGCGAAGTACTGGCCCAACGGCCACCAGGACAAGCTGCGCGCAGCAGCAGCCGCTTACCGAACTGCAGCTACTGAGATCGACAACCTCGGCAACGACCTGCACCAGCAGGTGCGCTCGATCACGGACAACAGCGATGATGACTCCCTTGACGCCATGGCCGGTTTCTGGGCGCAGATATGGCAAGGCGGTCATCGCGCGGGCAAGGCACCGCTGTCCGCAGCCAAGCACGCCTGCGACGAACTCGCAAAAGCCTGTGAGTCTTTCGCTCACGCCATCGACGAGGCTCACAGTGAGACGGAGTCGAATCTCGCTGAGGCTGGAATTGCGATCACCGTCACGACCATCGTGGGCGTCTTGCTGACCCCGTTCACCGGCGGCGGCTCGGACGCTGGAGCCGCCGCTCTCGACAGCGCGGAAGCCGCCGCGATCCTCGGCGGGGTCGAGGTCGCCCTCGATGATTCCATTGCTGCCATCGGCACCGACATGATCGCCGATCTGGAGGTCTACCTCCAGGCGGCTGCCGACGGTGTGCCCGAGTTCGAAGCGGTCGACGCGGAGACCACTGAAGTCGGCCAGGTCCTGGAACGCGAACTCGCCGAAACCGAAGCGCGCGAGCCCGCCGGCGTGGGCGGACGCGGCGGAGGGCGTGGCGGGGGCGGAGGACGTGGATCAAACGAGGCGCCGCCCCCCGAGGGCGGCCTCACTCCCATCGAGGATCTCTCCGCCGACGAGATCCTCGAAAACAACGGTGCCGCGCTGGGTAAGAACACGGGACGAAAAATGCCTGTAAGGACTCGCCCTCAAGAAGATCTGGACAAAATTTGGGAAAAGCTCACGGACGGGGCACCGAAACCCGCACCCGGAGAGAAGGCAACATTTTACATACGCCCGGATGGAACGAGGGTACAATACAGGACCATTTCCGGTTCGGGTGGTGACACTATCGATATCAATGGCGCTGCCGCAGGCAAGGGGAGTTTTAAGATTCACGTCCCCAAGGGAGGGAAATGA
- a CDS encoding WXG100 family type VII secretion target: MSGKLQVHFGTLAEATEELDSIAKSLQEHLTELDQAVKRVSESWDGDAREASGGYYQQWRSASRSLHRAVRALHKTVHTAHGNYSAARTANLRMWGGGR; encoded by the coding sequence ATGTCAGGCAAATTGCAGGTCCATTTCGGGACCTTGGCTGAGGCCACCGAAGAACTCGATTCCATAGCCAAGTCGCTCCAGGAGCATCTGACGGAATTAGACCAGGCCGTGAAGCGGGTGTCCGAAAGCTGGGACGGAGACGCCCGGGAGGCGTCCGGAGGCTACTACCAGCAGTGGCGTTCCGCCTCGCGCAGTCTGCACCGAGCCGTCCGCGCGCTGCACAAGACCGTGCACACCGCGCACGGCAATTACTCGGCGGCGCGCACCGCCAACCTGCGCATGTGGGGAGGGGGCCGGTGA
- a CDS encoding LLM class F420-dependent oxidoreductase, translating into MQHESLTARIGRVGVWHGGLGRVPAAVARRAAGEIEQLGYGALWFGETPANESMSQAAVLLAATERITVATGIANIWVRDASAAQAGARTLAEGYDGRFLLGLGASHAPLVGARGHAYAKPLAAMRAYLDAMDEAPDDGPTAEAAPGRVLAALGPKMLELARDRTAGAHPYFVTPEHTARAREILGAGPLLAPEQAVLLESDPATARALAREHHTRFYLQLPNYTGSLRRLGFGDEDFAAGGSDRLVDAIVAWGDVDAVRRRIMEHHDAGADHVAVQPVAADRGLGLDQLRELAPVLL; encoded by the coding sequence GTGCAGCACGAATCTCTCACCGCGCGGATCGGGCGGGTCGGGGTCTGGCACGGTGGGCTCGGGCGGGTGCCGGCCGCGGTGGCGCGGCGGGCGGCGGGCGAGATCGAGCAACTGGGGTATGGCGCCCTGTGGTTCGGGGAGACGCCCGCCAACGAGTCGATGAGCCAGGCCGCTGTGCTGCTGGCCGCCACCGAGCGGATCACCGTCGCCACCGGCATCGCCAACATCTGGGTACGGGACGCCTCCGCCGCGCAGGCCGGGGCGCGGACCCTGGCCGAGGGGTACGACGGGCGCTTCCTGCTCGGTCTGGGGGCGAGCCATGCGCCATTGGTGGGTGCGCGCGGTCACGCCTACGCCAAGCCGCTGGCGGCGATGCGGGCCTACCTCGACGCGATGGACGAGGCCCCGGACGACGGTCCGACGGCCGAGGCGGCGCCGGGGCGGGTGCTGGCGGCGCTCGGCCCGAAGATGCTGGAGCTGGCGCGGGACCGGACGGCCGGCGCCCACCCGTATTTCGTCACCCCCGAACACACCGCCCGCGCCCGGGAGATCCTCGGCGCCGGCCCGCTGCTCGCGCCCGAACAGGCCGTGCTGCTGGAGTCCGACCCCGCGACGGCCCGCGCGCTGGCCCGTGAACACCACACGCGGTTCTATCTGCAGCTGCCGAACTACACCGGCAGTCTGCGCCGACTCGGCTTCGGGGACGAGGACTTCGCCGCCGGCGGCAGCGACCGGCTGGTGGACGCGATCGTGGCCTGGGGTGACGTCGACGCCGTACGGCGTCGGATCATGGAGCACCACGACGCCGGAGCGGACCATGTCGCCGTCCAGCCCGTGGCGGCGGACCGCGGCCTGGGGCTCGATCAACTGCGGGAACTGGCACCGGTGTTGCTGTAG
- the gatB gene encoding Asp-tRNA(Asn)/Glu-tRNA(Gln) amidotransferase subunit GatB yields the protein MTVTDLVSYEDALATYDPVMGLEVHVELGTKTKMFCGCSTTLGADANSQTCPTCLGLPGSLPVVNAIGVESAIKIGLALNCSIAEWCRFARKNYFYPDMPKNFQTSQYDEPIAFDGYLDVQLEDGEIFRVHIERAHMEEDTGKSTHIGGATGRIHGARHSLLDYNRAGIPLIEIVTKPIEGAGERAPEVAKAYVAELRELIKALGVSEARMEQGQMRCDVNLSLRPQGTEKFGTRSETKNVNSLRSVERAARFEIQRHAAVLSSGGTIIQETRHFHEEDGSTTAGRIKDNAEDYRYFPEPDLVPVAPLREWVEELRATLPELPRVRRNRLREEWGISEHDMQSILNAGAVDLITATVDAGADSASARKWWMGELARRANEDGVELTALPITPEQVARVTALVADGSLNDKLARQTIEGVLAGEGDPDTVVEKRGLKVVSDEGALGTAVDEAIAANAAIADKIRGGKVAAAGALVGAVMKATRGQADAARVRELILEKLGVEG from the coding sequence GTGACTGTCACTGACCTGGTGTCGTACGAGGACGCCCTCGCGACGTACGACCCCGTCATGGGCCTGGAGGTCCATGTCGAGCTCGGCACCAAGACCAAGATGTTCTGCGGATGTTCGACGACTCTCGGCGCCGACGCCAACTCGCAGACCTGCCCCACCTGCCTGGGCCTGCCCGGCTCGCTGCCGGTCGTCAACGCGATCGGCGTCGAGTCGGCGATCAAGATCGGCCTGGCGCTGAACTGCTCCATCGCCGAATGGTGCCGCTTCGCCCGGAAGAACTACTTCTATCCGGACATGCCGAAGAACTTCCAGACCTCCCAGTACGACGAGCCGATCGCCTTCGACGGCTACCTCGACGTACAGCTGGAGGACGGGGAGATCTTCCGGGTGCACATCGAGCGCGCCCACATGGAGGAGGACACCGGCAAGTCCACCCACATCGGCGGTGCCACCGGCCGCATCCACGGCGCCCGGCACTCCCTCCTGGACTACAACCGCGCCGGCATCCCGCTCATCGAGATCGTCACCAAGCCGATCGAGGGAGCGGGCGAGCGGGCCCCCGAGGTCGCCAAGGCGTACGTCGCCGAGCTGCGCGAGCTCATCAAGGCGCTCGGCGTCTCCGAGGCCCGGATGGAACAGGGCCAGATGCGCTGCGACGTCAACCTGTCGCTGCGCCCCCAGGGCACCGAGAAGTTCGGTACGCGTTCGGAGACCAAGAACGTCAACTCCCTGCGCTCCGTGGAGCGTGCGGCCCGCTTCGAGATCCAGCGGCACGCCGCGGTGCTCTCGTCCGGCGGCACGATCATCCAGGAGACCCGGCACTTCCACGAGGAGGACGGCTCCACCACGGCCGGCCGCATCAAGGACAACGCCGAGGACTACCGCTACTTCCCCGAGCCGGACCTGGTGCCGGTGGCCCCCTTGCGCGAGTGGGTCGAGGAACTGCGGGCCACGCTCCCCGAGCTGCCGCGGGTGCGCCGCAACCGGCTGCGCGAGGAGTGGGGCATCTCCGAGCACGACATGCAGTCGATCCTCAACGCGGGCGCGGTCGACCTGATCACCGCCACCGTCGACGCCGGCGCGGACTCCGCCTCGGCCCGTAAGTGGTGGATGGGCGAACTGGCCCGCCGCGCCAACGAGGACGGCGTCGAGCTGACCGCCCTGCCGATCACCCCCGAGCAGGTGGCCCGGGTCACGGCGCTGGTCGCCGACGGCTCGCTCAACGACAAGCTGGCCCGTCAGACCATCGAGGGCGTACTGGCCGGCGAGGGCGACCCGGACACCGTCGTCGAGAAGCGCGGCCTGAAGGTCGTCTCCGACGAAGGTGCCCTGGGCACCGCCGTCGACGAGGCCATCGCCGCCAACGCCGCCATCGCCGACAAGATCCGCGGCGGCAAGGTGGCCGCGGCCGGCGCCCTGGTCGGCGCGGTCATGAAGGCCACCCGCGGCCAGGCGGACGCGGCCCGGGTGCGCGAACTGATCCTGGAGAAGCTGGGCGTCGAGGGCTGA